The Molothrus ater isolate BHLD 08-10-18 breed brown headed cowbird unplaced genomic scaffold, BPBGC_Mater_1.1 matUn_MA555, whole genome shotgun sequence genome contains a region encoding:
- the LOC118701260 gene encoding uncharacterized serine/threonine-protein kinase SBK3-like has protein sequence MDAPSDEGDDDDDERAQERPLQIMDVPVEAIDDDEGDDDEEQAQERLLQATDAPSEAAADDEGDDDDDEQAQERPLQIMDVPVEAADDEGDDDDDEESVAQAQERLLQALMARADRALPRRALERDWSILGELGSGSYGRVLLARPRRGGAQVALKLLSKARTPRCRFLREFCTHLCLRGALTCVQVLPLAFETPTEFGFAQELAPAGDLCGLLTPGVGLPEPQVKRCAAQVCSALCYLHGHALVHADLKLDNVLAFDPECHLVKLGDFGLTRVQGAQVRPAPGHAPYAAPELLPRARPRPGEPHLEPPVDTWALGVLLFALLTGSFPWAAPARSDPAFRRFRAWHGRACAEGAGPGAGPPGRAWRGLAGAGLEMLRGLL, from the exons ATGGACGCCCCCTCAGATGAAGgtgacgatgatgatgatgagcgAGCTCAGGAGCGCCCCCTGCAG ATCATGGATGTCCCTGTGGAGGCCATTGATGATGATGAaggtgatgatgatgaagagCAGGCTCAGGAGCGCCTCCTGCAG GCCACAGATGCCCCCTCAGAGGCCGCTGCTGATGATGAAGgtgacgatgatgatgatgagcaGGCTCAGGAGCGCCCCCTGCAG ATCATGGATGTCCCCGTGGAGGCCGCGGATGATGAAGGTGACGATGATGACGATGAGGAGTCGGTGGCTCAGGCTCAGGAGCGGCTCCTGCAG GCGCTGATGGCCCGCGCTGACCGGGCGCTGCCCCGGCGGGCGCTGGAGCGGGACTGGTCCAtactgggagagctggggagcgGCTCCTACGGGCGGGTGCTGCTGGCACGGCCCCGGCGCGGAG GTGCGCAGGTGGCTCTGAAGCTGCTCTCCAAGGCGCGCACGCCCAGGTGCCGCTTCCTGCGGGAGTTCTGCACTCACCTGTGCCTGCGGGGGGCGCTCACCTGCGTCCAGGTGCTGCCGCTCGCCTTCGAGACCCCCACGGAGTTCGGCTTCGCCCAGGAGCTCGCACCTGCGGGGGACCTGTGCGGGCTGCTCACACCTGGG GTGGGCCTCCCGGAGCCGCAGGTGAAGCGCTGCGCCGCCCAGGTGTGCTCGGCGCTGTGTTACCTGCACGGCCACGCCCTGGTCCACGCCGACCTGAAGCTGGACAACGTCCTGGCCTTTGACCCCGAGTGCCACCTGGTCAAGCTCGGCGACTTCGGCCTGACGCGCGTGCAGGGCGCGCAGGTGCGCCCCGCCCCCGGCCACGCCCCCTACGCCGCCCCGGAGCTGCTGCCGCGCGCTCGCCCGCGCCCAGGTGAGCCCCACCTGGAGCCGCCCGTGGACACCTGGGcgctgggggtgctgctgttCGCGCTGCTCACCGGGAGCTTCCCCTGGGCCGCGCCTGCGCGCTCCGACCCCGCCTTCCGCCGCTTCCGCGCCTGGCACGGCCGCGCCTGCgcggagggggcggggccgggggcggggccgccgggGCGCGCCTGGCGGGGCCTGGCGGGGGCGGGGCTGGAGATGCTGCGGGGGCTGCTC